A window from Frischella perrara encodes these proteins:
- the treB gene encoding PTS trehalose transporter subunit IIBC produces MAKGAKITAESIKQLIDFVGGKDNVASVSHCLTRLRFALADPNLANIESLEQLPFVKGCFNNAGQFQVIIGTDVDRYYKLLTEQLNIDEATKEQTKAAAKQNMSWFERLISNLAEIFVPLLPALIAGGLLLGLRNVIGEMPTIDNQPLTHTFSWLIPINDFLWLPCEAIFHFLPVAICWSTVKKMGGSPVLGIVLGITLVSPQLMNAYDLGKAIPKVWDFGWFTIAKVGYQAQVIPSIFAGLALGWIETRLRKIVPDYLNLVIVPIVALMVSVVLAHFVLGPIGRILGDGIAYIVKYLMTGDYAFIGSAIFGFLYAPLVVTGIHHTTLAIDMQMTESMGGTPIWPIIALSNIAQASAVVGIILISKKHNEREVSVPAAISGYLGVTEPAMYGINLRYKFPMYCAMIGAACAGLICGLNGVLSNGIGVGGLPGILSIKPVYWLIYALAMLVAIVVPILLTIVVYKIKQKKGTLNVQ; encoded by the coding sequence ATGGCTAAAGGGGCTAAAATAACGGCAGAATCAATCAAGCAGTTAATTGATTTTGTTGGTGGAAAAGATAATGTTGCAAGTGTTAGCCACTGCTTAACGCGATTGCGATTTGCATTAGCTGATCCTAACTTGGCTAATATCGAGTCTCTTGAACAACTTCCTTTTGTCAAAGGTTGCTTTAATAACGCTGGGCAATTCCAAGTTATTATTGGCACGGATGTTGACCGTTATTACAAATTACTCACTGAACAGTTAAATATTGATGAAGCGACTAAAGAGCAAACTAAAGCTGCAGCTAAACAAAATATGTCTTGGTTTGAACGGTTAATCTCGAATTTAGCGGAAATCTTCGTGCCATTATTACCCGCACTTATTGCGGGTGGTTTACTACTTGGCTTACGTAATGTGATTGGTGAAATGCCAACCATTGACAATCAACCACTGACACACACTTTTAGTTGGCTGATACCAATTAACGATTTCCTATGGTTACCGTGTGAAGCTATCTTTCACTTCTTACCGGTAGCTATTTGCTGGTCTACGGTGAAAAAAATGGGCGGATCACCGGTTTTAGGCATTGTATTAGGCATCACATTAGTTTCACCACAACTGATGAATGCTTATGATTTGGGTAAGGCCATTCCCAAAGTATGGGATTTTGGTTGGTTTACCATTGCTAAAGTTGGCTATCAAGCACAAGTTATCCCGTCAATTTTTGCCGGTTTAGCGTTAGGATGGATTGAAACGCGTCTTCGCAAAATTGTACCTGATTACTTAAACCTAGTTATCGTGCCAATTGTTGCCTTAATGGTATCAGTCGTCTTAGCTCACTTTGTTTTAGGACCAATTGGACGCATACTTGGTGATGGTATTGCTTATATCGTTAAATATCTAATGACAGGGGATTATGCCTTTATTGGTTCAGCTATTTTTGGATTCTTATATGCACCTTTAGTCGTAACAGGCATCCACCATACCACATTAGCTATCGACATGCAGATGACAGAAAGTATGGGCGGGACACCGATTTGGCCAATCATTGCCTTGTCAAATATTGCTCAAGCTTCAGCGGTGGTTGGTATCATTTTAATAAGTAAAAAACATAATGAACGGGAAGTTTCAGTTCCTGCTGCGATATCAGGTTATTTAGGGGTAACTGAACCCGCTATGTACGGTATTAATTTACGCTATAAATTCCCAATGTACTGCGCCATGATTGGTGCAGCTTGTGCGGGATTAATCTGTGGCTTAAATGGCGTATTATCCAACGGTATCGGCGTGGGGGGATTACCGGGTATTTTATCGATAAAACCAGTCTACTGGTTGATTTATGCATTGGCGATGTTAGTGGCGATTGTCGTTCCGATATTATTAACGATAGTGGTTTATAAGATAAAACAGAAAAAAGGCACGCTCAATGTCCAATAA
- the treC gene encoding alpha,alpha-phosphotrehalase: MNKIDIPWWQNGTIYQIYPKSFQASQDSATGDLLGIISRLDYLKKLGISAIWLTPIYPSPQIDNGYDVADYYDIDPAYGSMADFELLVKQAHERGIRIMMDMVFNHTSTEHPWFKSALDKSSPYRSFYIWKDAKADGSEPNNWRSKFGGKAWQWHEQSGQYYLHLFAKEQADLNWENPQVRFEIKKVCQFWSDKGVDALRLDVINLVSKQQDFADDKNGDGRCFYTDGPKIHEFLQEMSRDAFQPNDLKTVGEMSSTSLANCLKYASLDGKELTMTFNFHHLKVDYPKGYKWALAKPDLLQLKNIIGEWQTGMHNKAWNAIFWCNHDQPRIVSRLGNESQYHTESAKMLAMLLYGLQGTPYLYQGEEIGMTNPHFDNINQYRDVESLNIYHEKVAEGMDKAEILAILASKSRDNSRTPMQWDDSLNAGFTKGQPWIEVASNYQQINVKAALEDPNSIFYCYQTLIKLRQEYPIFILGDYQDLTANVADYWCYLRRWNNQQLLVIINLTEQPVKWQLPDNLADINWRQLLNNYTSETTSFDKTIALKPYQAIYFLNDIR, encoded by the coding sequence ATGAATAAAATTGATATCCCGTGGTGGCAAAACGGCACCATTTACCAAATCTACCCAAAAAGTTTTCAAGCCAGCCAAGACAGTGCCACAGGCGATCTATTAGGCATCATTAGCCGATTAGATTATCTAAAAAAACTCGGCATTAGTGCAATTTGGTTAACGCCGATCTACCCATCACCGCAAATAGATAACGGATATGATGTTGCCGATTATTACGATATCGATCCGGCTTATGGCTCAATGGCGGATTTTGAATTATTAGTCAAACAGGCGCATGAACGTGGCATCCGCATTATGATGGATATGGTGTTTAACCATACCTCAACCGAGCATCCATGGTTTAAATCAGCCTTAGATAAATCTAGCCCTTATCGCTCATTTTATATCTGGAAAGATGCTAAAGCCGACGGCAGTGAACCCAACAACTGGCGATCCAAATTCGGCGGTAAAGCGTGGCAATGGCATGAACAGTCAGGGCAGTATTACTTACACTTATTTGCCAAAGAGCAGGCGGACCTTAATTGGGAAAATCCGCAAGTTCGCTTTGAAATTAAAAAAGTGTGTCAGTTTTGGTCAGACAAAGGCGTGGATGCCTTAAGGTTAGATGTGATTAATTTAGTCTCCAAACAACAAGATTTTGCTGATGATAAAAACGGGGATGGTCGCTGCTTTTACACGGATGGACCTAAAATCCACGAGTTTTTACAAGAAATGAGCCGAGATGCCTTTCAACCCAATGATCTAAAAACGGTGGGGGAAATGTCTTCGACCTCGTTAGCTAACTGCTTAAAATATGCCTCGTTAGACGGAAAAGAGCTAACTATGACATTTAATTTCCACCATTTAAAAGTCGATTATCCAAAAGGCTATAAATGGGCATTAGCCAAACCGGATCTACTCCAGTTAAAAAATATCATCGGTGAGTGGCAAACCGGGATGCATAATAAAGCTTGGAATGCTATTTTCTGGTGTAATCACGACCAACCGCGAATTGTGTCGCGCTTAGGTAATGAAAGCCAATATCACACAGAATCGGCTAAAATGCTTGCCATGTTGCTATATGGATTACAGGGTACGCCATACCTTTATCAAGGCGAAGAGATCGGCATGACCAATCCCCATTTTGATAATATTAATCAGTATCGTGATGTTGAAAGCCTAAATATCTACCACGAAAAAGTAGCCGAAGGTATGGATAAAGCGGAAATCTTAGCCATATTAGCGAGCAAATCGCGCGACAACAGCCGAACACCCATGCAATGGGATGATAGCTTAAATGCTGGTTTCACTAAAGGTCAACCATGGATCGAAGTAGCAAGTAATTATCAACAAATCAATGTCAAAGCAGCACTTGAAGACCCTAATTCTATCTTTTACTGCTATCAAACGTTAATTAAATTACGCCAAGAATACCCAATATTTATTTTAGGTGATTATCAGGATTTAACCGCCAATGTTGCTGATTATTGGTGCTACCTACGCCGTTGGAACAATCAACAATTATTAGTCATCATTAATCTAACTGAACAACCAGTTAAATGGCAATTGCCTGACAATCTAGCGGATATAAATTGGCGACAATTATTAAATAATTATACTTCAGAAACGACATCATTCGATAAGACCATTGCGTTAAAACCTTATCAAGCAATCTATTTTCTCAATGATATTCGTTAA
- the treR gene encoding trehalose operon repressor TreR yields MSVSSNHLTIKDIAKLSGVSKSTVSRVINHDPMVKESTRNKVMAIIEQYQFTPSKSARAMRGYGNKVIGIIVTRLDSMSENQAVRCMLPIFYEHDYDPIIMESQFKVEKVQEHLSMLKEKQADGVVIFAFTGLDNNVLSFWQNKSVIMARSYPDYNCVCYDDIGAVTQLLHHLHLTKKHQKIAYIGVEEQDQTTGAVRYQAYLAFCQRYNIIPHAYLGKLSFLSGYDLAPLVLASAPTAIVCATEAIALGLNKYLYEKQLNHIVVASVGNSELLNFLFPQTLFIELGFDKAGTYAANKLIAMLQKVTDFNAIAKTMTIPSQLNHSSS; encoded by the coding sequence ATGTCCGTATCATCGAATCATTTAACCATTAAAGATATTGCCAAATTGAGTGGTGTCAGTAAATCCACCGTTTCGCGAGTAATTAATCATGATCCTATGGTAAAAGAATCTACGCGTAATAAAGTAATGGCGATTATTGAACAATATCAATTCACCCCCTCTAAATCGGCAAGGGCGATGCGAGGTTATGGTAATAAAGTGATTGGTATTATTGTGACACGTCTTGATTCTATGTCTGAAAATCAGGCGGTTCGTTGCATGCTACCAATATTTTATGAGCATGATTATGATCCTATTATTATGGAAAGCCAATTTAAGGTTGAAAAAGTCCAAGAGCATTTATCCATGTTAAAAGAAAAACAAGCGGATGGCGTAGTGATCTTTGCATTTACTGGACTGGATAACAACGTTTTATCATTTTGGCAAAATAAAAGTGTCATAATGGCAAGGTCATACCCTGATTATAACTGTGTTTGCTACGATGATATTGGTGCTGTAACACAATTACTTCATCACTTACATTTAACTAAAAAACATCAAAAAATCGCTTACATTGGCGTAGAAGAACAAGATCAGACCACTGGGGCGGTTCGTTATCAAGCTTATCTGGCTTTTTGCCAACGTTATAACATTATCCCCCACGCTTATTTGGGTAAACTTAGTTTTTTATCGGGTTATGATCTAGCGCCATTGGTACTTGCATCTGCTCCAACTGCCATTGTGTGTGCAACGGAAGCGATAGCATTAGGTCTTAATAAATATCTGTATGAAAAACAGCTCAATCACATTGTGGTTGCCAGTGTAGGAAACAGCGAACTACTTAATTTCCTTTTCCCGCAAACGTTATTTATTGAACTTGGATTTGATAAAGCGGGGACTTATGCGGCAAATAAATTAATTGCTATGTTGCAAAAGGTCACAGATTTTAACGCTATAGCGAAAACCATGACGATTCCTTCCCAGCTCAATCACTCATCATCATAA